A stretch of the Streptomyces sp. NBC_01428 genome encodes the following:
- a CDS encoding aldehyde dehydrogenase family protein, with amino-acid sequence MPYPYTSPPYDHELQVLNPATEEVLATVPAASVQDVDAAVARAATAQTRWAALAPGDRARLLRRFAAVVDTHVEELARLEVREAGHTLGNARWEAGNVRDLLDYAAGGVERLTGRQIPVAGGLDITLLEPLGVVAVIAPWNFPLPIAAWGTAPALAAGNAVILKPAETTPLTALRLAELALEAGLPEHLLQVLPGAGPVAGDALVEHPGVAKIVFTGSTTVGKQVLAKGSALLKRVTLELGGKSPNIVFADADIEAAAAATPMSFLDNSGQDCCARTRILVQRSVHDRFLELLAPAVESVVVGDPSDERTQMGPLISQVQLERVRSYVDADAPGIRGKAPAGPGFWFAPTVLTGVDAHARVAVEEVFGPVAVVLPFEDEADAVRLANATDYGLSGSIWTRDVGRALRVSQAVRAGNLSVNSHSSVRYCTPFGGFKQSGIGRELGPDALTAFTETKNVFISTEGPAL; translated from the coding sequence GTGCCGTACCCGTACACCTCGCCCCCGTACGACCACGAGCTCCAGGTGCTGAACCCGGCCACCGAGGAGGTCCTCGCCACCGTCCCGGCCGCCTCCGTCCAGGACGTCGACGCCGCCGTCGCGCGTGCCGCGACGGCACAGACCCGCTGGGCCGCCCTCGCACCGGGCGACCGCGCCCGGTTGCTGCGCCGCTTCGCCGCCGTCGTCGACACACACGTCGAGGAACTGGCCCGCCTGGAGGTCCGCGAGGCCGGCCACACCCTCGGCAACGCCCGCTGGGAGGCGGGCAACGTCCGCGACCTGCTCGACTACGCGGCAGGCGGTGTCGAGCGGCTGACCGGACGGCAGATCCCGGTCGCCGGCGGACTCGACATCACCCTCCTCGAACCGCTCGGCGTCGTAGCGGTCATCGCACCCTGGAACTTCCCGCTGCCGATCGCCGCCTGGGGCACCGCACCCGCGCTCGCCGCCGGCAACGCCGTCATCCTGAAGCCCGCCGAGACCACCCCGCTCACCGCGCTGCGCCTCGCCGAACTCGCCCTGGAGGCAGGCCTGCCCGAGCACCTCCTCCAGGTGCTGCCGGGCGCCGGACCGGTGGCGGGCGACGCGCTCGTCGAACACCCCGGCGTCGCGAAGATCGTCTTCACCGGATCGACGACGGTGGGCAAACAGGTCCTCGCCAAGGGGTCCGCCCTCCTCAAGCGCGTCACCCTCGAACTCGGCGGCAAGAGCCCCAACATCGTCTTCGCGGACGCCGACATCGAGGCCGCGGCCGCGGCCACCCCCATGTCCTTCCTCGACAACTCCGGCCAGGACTGCTGCGCCCGCACCCGCATTCTCGTGCAGCGCTCCGTCCACGACCGCTTCCTCGAACTCCTCGCGCCCGCCGTCGAGTCCGTCGTCGTCGGCGACCCGTCCGACGAGCGGACCCAGATGGGCCCGCTGATCTCCCAGGTCCAGCTGGAGCGCGTCCGGTCCTACGTCGACGCCGACGCGCCCGGCATCCGCGGCAAGGCCCCCGCGGGACCCGGATTCTGGTTCGCGCCGACCGTCCTCACCGGAGTCGACGCCCACGCGCGCGTGGCCGTCGAGGAGGTCTTCGGACCCGTCGCCGTGGTGCTGCCCTTCGAGGACGAGGCCGACGCCGTGCGGCTCGCCAACGCCACCGACTACGGCCTGTCCGGCTCGATCTGGACCCGCGACGTCGGCCGCGCCCTGCGCGTCTCCCAGGCCGTGCGGGCCGGCAACCTGTCCGTCAACTCGCACTCCAGCGTCCGCTACTGCACCCCCTTCGGAGGGTTCAAGCAGTCGGGGATCGGCCGCGAACTCGGCCCGGACGCCCTCACCGCCTTCACCGAAACCAAGAACGTCTTCATCAGCACGGAGGGCCCCGCACTGTGA
- a CDS encoding DUF2510 domain-containing protein produces the protein MSMTPPPGWYRDPSYPLVERWWDGAAWTDHRRTPETVQQPLPAPPEARPTGGASGRAKAVALGAAAVVLVAAIVTGAVLLRLDHGDGDTAAQTTPAVASPDGADGPSPTPSGPSPSAGDPSVVVDQLNGITLPLRAGWTRPKYIADHDVVMTTPGTYDCPGDPGLCRHGQVSSRTATATDVTSPKALAEDDIKDAMDSVYDRDALGSRPFRGVTSHTLVKAGSVAVAGRAGYFVRWKVKTREGPGGYVESLAFPSSVGTQALVIVRFAFDAGADGPPLSDMDRITKGIRSVGGTDAGGGVGSSIGPSN, from the coding sequence ATGAGCATGACGCCCCCTCCCGGCTGGTACCGCGATCCCTCGTACCCGCTCGTCGAGCGCTGGTGGGACGGGGCCGCCTGGACCGACCACCGGCGTACGCCCGAGACCGTCCAGCAGCCTCTCCCGGCACCGCCGGAGGCCCGCCCGACCGGGGGTGCCTCCGGCCGCGCCAAGGCCGTCGCGCTCGGCGCCGCCGCCGTGGTCCTCGTCGCCGCCATCGTCACCGGTGCCGTCCTGCTGCGCCTCGACCACGGCGACGGGGACACCGCCGCGCAGACCACCCCGGCGGTCGCGTCCCCCGACGGCGCCGACGGACCGTCGCCCACACCGTCCGGACCCTCGCCCTCGGCCGGCGATCCGTCCGTCGTCGTGGACCAGCTCAACGGCATCACCCTGCCCTTGCGGGCCGGCTGGACCAGGCCGAAGTACATCGCCGACCACGACGTCGTGATGACCACCCCGGGCACCTACGACTGTCCGGGCGACCCCGGCCTGTGCCGGCACGGCCAGGTCAGCTCACGGACGGCCACGGCCACCGACGTGACCTCCCCGAAAGCCCTCGCCGAGGACGACATCAAGGACGCGATGGACAGCGTGTACGACCGCGACGCGCTCGGCAGCAGACCTTTCCGGGGCGTCACCTCGCACACCCTGGTCAAGGCCGGCTCGGTCGCCGTCGCCGGACGCGCCGGGTACTTCGTGCGCTGGAAGGTCAAGACCCGTGAGGGCCCCGGGGGTTACGTCGAGTCGCTGGCCTTCCCGTCCAGCGTCGGCACCCAGGCCCTGGTCATCGTCCGGTTCGCCTTCGACGCGGGCGCGGACGGGCCGCCGCTGTCCGACATGGACCGGATCACCAAGGGGATCCGGTCCGTCGGCGGCACGGACGCGGGCGGCGGGGTGGGCAGCAGCATCGGCCCGTCGAACTGA
- the mycP gene encoding type VII secretion-associated serine protease mycosin: protein MSREPAPVPAVTAPARSAAGRARRLRAAPATRGSRLSRRSAALSALLAVSLALVPTAAAHADGIRAQQWGLDAMHTQQAWRTTKGKGITVAVLDTGVDARHPDLTGNVLTGKDMVGFGASRGDRAWARHGTAMAGIIAGHGHGAGDADGVMGIAPEARILPVRVILEDADPARSKARTTRGNALAEGIRWATDQGADVINLSLGDDSKSAHPEPAEDAAVQYALKKGVAVVASAGNGGEKGDHISYPAAYPGVIAATAVDRYGTRASFSTRRWYATVSAPGVDVVIADPDDRYYEGWGTSAASAFVSGAVALIRAAHPGLAPAQIKQLLEDTARNVPSGGRDDARGFGFIDPAAAIEAGGRIKPEGLASAAYGRKYFGPGPESPDDDAGSADWAGPLAGALGVSLLAAAVVLWRGRRGAPLFGRR, encoded by the coding sequence ATGAGCCGCGAGCCCGCTCCCGTCCCCGCGGTCACCGCACCCGCGCGGTCCGCCGCGGGCCGCGCCCGGCGTCTCCGCGCCGCCCCGGCCACCCGCGGCTCCCGGCTCTCCCGCCGGTCCGCCGCGCTCAGCGCCCTGCTCGCCGTCTCCCTCGCCCTGGTGCCCACGGCCGCCGCCCACGCCGACGGCATACGGGCCCAGCAGTGGGGCCTCGACGCGATGCACACGCAGCAGGCGTGGCGGACGACCAAGGGCAAGGGCATCACCGTCGCCGTCCTCGACACCGGCGTCGACGCCCGGCACCCCGACCTCACGGGCAACGTGCTCACCGGCAAGGACATGGTCGGTTTCGGCGCGAGCCGGGGCGACCGGGCCTGGGCCCGGCACGGCACCGCCATGGCGGGCATCATCGCCGGTCACGGCCACGGGGCCGGCGACGCCGACGGAGTCATGGGCATCGCGCCCGAGGCCAGGATCCTGCCCGTCCGCGTCATCCTCGAAGACGCCGACCCCGCCCGCTCCAAGGCCCGCACCACCCGGGGCAACGCCCTCGCCGAGGGCATCCGCTGGGCCACCGACCAGGGCGCGGACGTCATCAACCTCTCCCTCGGCGACGACTCCAAGTCCGCGCACCCCGAGCCCGCCGAGGACGCGGCCGTCCAGTACGCGCTGAAGAAGGGCGTCGCCGTCGTGGCCTCCGCCGGGAACGGCGGAGAGAAGGGCGACCACATCTCCTACCCGGCCGCGTACCCGGGCGTGATCGCCGCGACCGCCGTCGACCGTTACGGAACGCGCGCCTCGTTCTCCACCCGCCGCTGGTACGCCACCGTCAGCGCCCCGGGCGTCGACGTCGTCATCGCCGACCCGGACGACCGGTACTACGAAGGCTGGGGAACGAGCGCCGCGTCCGCGTTCGTCTCCGGCGCGGTCGCGCTGATCCGGGCCGCCCACCCGGGCCTCGCCCCCGCGCAGATCAAGCAGCTCCTGGAGGACACCGCGCGCAACGTGCCCTCGGGAGGCCGCGACGACGCGCGCGGCTTCGGCTTCATCGACCCGGCCGCGGCCATCGAGGCCGGCGGCCGGATCAAGCCCGAGGGCCTCGCCTCGGCCGCGTACGGCCGGAAGTACTTCGGCCCCGGACCCGAGAGCCCGGACGACGACGCCGGATCGGCCGACTGGGCCGGCCCGCTCGCGGGTGCCCTCGGCGTGAGCCTGCTGGCGGCGGCCGTCGTCCTGTGGCGCGGACGCAGGGGCGCGCCCCTGTTCGGCCGGCGCTAG
- a CDS encoding glutamine synthetase family protein translates to MADRTPPLAVEELRALVAAGEIDTVVLAFPDMQGRLQGKRFAAPFFLDEVLEHGTEGCNYLLAVDTDMNTVDGYAMSSWDRGYGDFAMHPDLGTLRRVPWNEGTALLIADLAWNDGSPVVAAPRQILRRQLDRLADLGYTAQVGTELEFIVFKDTYEHAWDTGYRGLTPANQYNIDYSVLGTGRIEPLLRRIRNEMQAAGLTVESAKGECNPGQHEIAFKYDEALVTCDQHAVYKTGAKEIASQEGVSLTFMAKYNEREGNSCHIHLSLADADGTNVMAGSAQDPGGMSEVMRHFLAGQLAALRDFSLLYAPNINSYKRFQPGSFAPTAVAWGYDNRTCSLRVVGHGRSMRFENRLPGGDVNPHLAVAGLVAAGLYGIEHKLELPEACAGNAYTSEYDHVPTTLREAAELWEKSPIARAAFGDEVVAHYRNMARVELEAFDAAVTDWELRRSFERM, encoded by the coding sequence GTGGCAGACCGCACACCCCCGCTCGCCGTCGAGGAACTGCGTGCCCTCGTGGCGGCCGGTGAGATCGACACCGTCGTCCTGGCCTTCCCCGACATGCAGGGCCGGCTCCAGGGCAAGCGGTTCGCCGCACCCTTCTTCCTCGACGAGGTCCTGGAACACGGCACGGAGGGCTGCAACTACCTCCTCGCCGTCGACACCGACATGAACACCGTCGACGGCTACGCCATGTCGTCCTGGGACCGGGGCTACGGCGACTTCGCCATGCACCCCGACCTCGGCACCCTGCGACGCGTCCCCTGGAACGAGGGCACGGCCCTGCTCATCGCCGACCTCGCCTGGAACGACGGCTCCCCGGTGGTCGCCGCACCCCGGCAGATCCTGCGCCGCCAGCTCGACCGCCTCGCCGACCTCGGCTACACCGCCCAGGTCGGCACCGAGCTGGAGTTCATCGTCTTCAAGGACACCTACGAACACGCCTGGGACACCGGCTACCGCGGACTCACCCCGGCCAACCAGTACAACATCGACTACTCCGTCCTCGGCACCGGCCGCATCGAGCCGCTGCTGCGCCGCATCCGCAACGAGATGCAGGCCGCCGGGCTCACCGTCGAGTCCGCCAAGGGCGAGTGCAACCCGGGCCAGCACGAGATCGCCTTCAAGTACGACGAGGCCCTCGTCACCTGCGACCAGCACGCCGTCTACAAGACGGGCGCCAAGGAGATCGCCAGCCAGGAAGGCGTCTCGCTCACCTTCATGGCGAAGTACAACGAGCGCGAGGGCAACTCCTGCCACATCCACCTCTCGCTCGCCGACGCCGACGGCACCAACGTGATGGCCGGCTCCGCCCAGGACCCCGGCGGCATGTCCGAGGTCATGCGCCACTTCCTCGCCGGACAACTGGCCGCGCTGCGCGACTTCTCCCTGCTGTACGCGCCCAACATCAACTCGTACAAGCGCTTCCAGCCCGGCTCCTTCGCGCCGACCGCCGTCGCCTGGGGCTACGACAACCGCACCTGCTCCCTGCGCGTGGTCGGCCACGGCCGGTCGATGCGCTTCGAGAACCGGCTGCCCGGCGGCGACGTCAACCCGCACCTCGCCGTCGCCGGACTCGTCGCGGCCGGCCTGTACGGGATCGAGCACAAGCTGGAGCTGCCCGAGGCCTGCGCCGGCAACGCCTACACCTCGGAGTACGACCACGTCCCCACCACCCTGCGCGAGGCCGCCGAGCTCTGGGAGAAGAGCCCCATCGCCCGCGCCGCCTTCGGTGACGAGGTGGTCGCGCACTACCGCAACATGGCGCGCGTCGAACTGGAAGCCTTCGACGCCGCGGTGACCGACTGGGAGCTGCGCCGCTCCTTCGAACGCATGTGA
- a CDS encoding SseB family protein → MANKNIPDSGFPDDDGSADPRLSAALAAWSADRSAVPPVLEALKDARLLVPVVAVLGEVEEDENGLRHEKTSDMAVPTLKAGDRTALPAFTSTDSLARWDPAARPVAVPLRQVLEAAAHEKADTVVLDLAGPVAFQLTGSALLALAEGRTTAEPLADPAVVEAVRAAVAAEPLVVRAHLGPGQADGTLALVLDPAAAPAEAARAVAERLAADETLRARLVRGLDLALLPAEATPPGEPLYVRR, encoded by the coding sequence GTGGCGAACAAGAACATTCCCGACTCCGGCTTCCCCGACGACGACGGCTCCGCCGATCCCCGGCTGAGTGCGGCGCTCGCCGCCTGGTCGGCGGACCGTTCCGCCGTTCCGCCGGTCCTGGAGGCCCTCAAGGACGCCCGGCTGCTCGTGCCGGTCGTGGCGGTCCTCGGCGAGGTCGAGGAGGACGAGAACGGGCTGCGCCACGAGAAAACGAGCGACATGGCGGTGCCCACCCTCAAGGCGGGGGACCGCACGGCGCTGCCCGCCTTCACCTCCACGGACTCGCTGGCCCGCTGGGACCCCGCGGCCCGCCCCGTCGCCGTACCCCTGCGCCAGGTGCTGGAGGCCGCCGCGCACGAGAAGGCGGACACGGTCGTGCTGGACCTCGCCGGTCCCGTCGCCTTCCAGCTGACCGGCTCCGCCCTGCTGGCGCTGGCCGAGGGGCGGACGACCGCCGAACCGCTGGCCGATCCCGCCGTCGTCGAGGCGGTACGGGCCGCGGTGGCCGCCGAGCCCCTGGTGGTCCGGGCCCATCTCGGTCCGGGGCAGGCCGACGGCACCCTGGCCCTCGTGCTCGACCCGGCGGCAGCCCCCGCAGAGGCCGCCCGCGCGGTCGCCGAGCGGCTCGCGGCCGACGAGACACTGCGGGCCCGCCTGGTCCGCGGCCTCGACCTGGCACTCCTGCCGGCCGAGGCGACACCACCGGGCGAGCCCCTGTACGTGCGCCGCTGA
- a CDS encoding haloacid dehalogenase-like hydrolase: MRHRQNRRNPHILAWTLAAAALLAAAPPTAAPAPSNCPRLSGGWYGDNRAHLQEVIDARGTCAGGTGHGRHPVAAFDWDNTITKNDVTDATISWALRHDKILRPARWKATSAWLTDAADQALTTACGTAVPVGAPLPTATNPRCTDEIFEIRDTGRTMSGAAAFAGTWNHRRTVPQYAWVPQLFAGHTVPELSSYARQARAEALAAPVGSTRVLGTHTIPAYVRYYTQQRDLIRTLHRAGFDVYIVSAGSEPVTEVWSRGVGIDAAHTIAIRSVLDRRGRITTLNQGCGGVPANRGAVIPYIDGKRCWINQEIYGVRGAAAWQRQDARHRTAIAGGDADTDVTFVGDATGAHLVVNRNKNELMCRAYDDADGRWVINPMFIEPLPRKQGLYPCSTSARTAPDGTLGPLRRPDGSIVPDLADTVY; the protein is encoded by the coding sequence ATGCGACACCGACAGAACCGACGAAACCCGCACATCCTCGCGTGGACCCTGGCCGCGGCCGCCCTTCTGGCGGCCGCGCCGCCCACCGCGGCTCCCGCACCCTCGAACTGCCCCCGGCTGTCCGGTGGCTGGTACGGCGACAACCGGGCGCACCTTCAGGAGGTCATCGACGCCCGCGGCACCTGCGCGGGCGGCACGGGCCACGGACGGCACCCGGTCGCGGCGTTCGACTGGGACAACACGATCACCAAGAACGACGTCACCGACGCCACGATCTCCTGGGCCCTGCGGCACGACAAGATCCTGCGCCCGGCACGCTGGAAGGCCACCAGTGCCTGGCTCACCGACGCCGCCGACCAGGCGCTCACCACGGCGTGCGGCACCGCCGTCCCCGTCGGCGCACCCCTGCCGACCGCCACGAACCCCCGCTGTACGGACGAGATCTTCGAGATCCGCGACACCGGCCGCACCATGAGCGGCGCCGCCGCGTTCGCCGGCACGTGGAACCACCGGCGCACCGTCCCGCAGTACGCCTGGGTGCCCCAGCTGTTCGCCGGACACACCGTCCCCGAACTGTCCTCGTACGCCCGGCAGGCCCGCGCCGAGGCCCTCGCCGCGCCCGTCGGCTCGACCCGCGTGCTCGGCACCCACACGATCCCGGCCTACGTCCGCTACTACACCCAGCAGCGCGACCTGATCCGCACCCTCCACCGCGCCGGATTCGACGTGTACATCGTCTCGGCGGGCTCCGAGCCTGTCACCGAGGTCTGGTCGCGCGGAGTCGGCATCGACGCCGCCCACACCATCGCGATCCGCTCCGTCCTCGACCGGCGCGGCCGGATCACCACACTCAACCAGGGCTGCGGCGGCGTCCCCGCGAACCGCGGCGCGGTCATCCCGTACATCGACGGCAAGCGCTGCTGGATCAACCAGGAGATCTACGGCGTGCGCGGCGCGGCGGCCTGGCAACGGCAGGACGCCCGCCACAGGACCGCGATCGCGGGCGGCGACGCCGACACCGACGTCACCTTCGTCGGCGACGCCACCGGCGCGCACCTCGTCGTCAACCGCAACAAGAACGAACTCATGTGCCGGGCGTACGACGACGCCGACGGCCGCTGGGTGATCAACCCGATGTTCATCGAGCCGCTGCCCCGCAAGCAGGGCCTCTACCCGTGCTCCACGAGCGCCCGCACCGCCCCCGACGGCACCCTCGGCCCCCTCCGCAGGCCGGACGGCTCGATCGTGCCGGACCTCGCCGACACCGTGTACTGA
- a CDS encoding amino acid deaminase/aldolase: MTARAADRARYDRATAHLDAPVAIVDLEAFDANADDLVRRAGGKPIRVASKSVRCRALLERVLDRDGFAGIMSFTLAESLWLARSGFDDVLLAYPSADRKGYAELTSDPKLAAAVTVMVDDPAQLRLIDDARQGGTEVVRVCLELDTALKLFGGRVRVGALRSPLHSPAQVADLARAIKRAPGFKLVGIMAYEGHIAGVGDSVAGRPLRSRAVRLMQATARKELIQRRAEVVRAVRAVEPDLEFVNGGGTGSVQHTAAEDAVTEIAAGSGLYVPRLFDNYTSFSGRPAALFAQPVVRRPGVGIVTVLGGGYPASGAAGPDRLPVPYLPEGLAYDPQEGPGEVQTPLLGSPADDLLIGDKVWFRHAKAGELCERFDALHLVEGDAVTATVPTYRGEGHTFL; the protein is encoded by the coding sequence ATGACTGCCCGTGCCGCCGACAGGGCCCGCTACGACCGGGCCACCGCTCACCTCGACGCCCCCGTCGCGATCGTGGACCTGGAGGCCTTCGACGCGAACGCGGACGATCTCGTCCGCCGGGCCGGCGGCAAGCCGATCCGTGTCGCCAGCAAGTCCGTGCGCTGCCGCGCCCTCCTGGAACGCGTCCTGGACCGGGACGGCTTCGCCGGGATCATGTCCTTCACGCTCGCCGAGTCGCTGTGGCTGGCCAGGTCGGGTTTCGACGACGTCCTGCTCGCCTACCCCTCGGCCGACCGCAAGGGCTACGCAGAGCTGACCTCCGACCCCAAGCTCGCCGCCGCGGTGACCGTCATGGTCGACGACCCGGCGCAGCTGCGGCTCATCGACGACGCGCGCCAGGGCGGCACCGAAGTGGTGCGGGTCTGCCTGGAGTTGGACACCGCGCTGAAGCTGTTCGGGGGCCGGGTCAGGGTCGGGGCGCTGCGCTCGCCGCTGCACTCCCCCGCCCAGGTCGCGGACCTGGCCCGGGCGATCAAGCGCGCGCCCGGCTTCAAGCTCGTGGGGATCATGGCCTACGAGGGGCACATCGCGGGCGTCGGCGACTCCGTGGCGGGGCGGCCGCTGCGCTCGCGGGCCGTGCGGCTGATGCAGGCCACCGCCCGCAAGGAGCTGATCCAGCGGCGCGCGGAGGTGGTCCGCGCGGTGCGTGCCGTCGAGCCCGACCTCGAGTTCGTCAACGGCGGGGGCACCGGCAGCGTCCAGCACACGGCCGCCGAGGACGCGGTGACCGAGATCGCCGCGGGGTCGGGGCTCTATGTGCCGCGGCTCTTCGACAACTACACCTCGTTCAGCGGCCGTCCGGCGGCCCTGTTCGCGCAGCCCGTCGTGCGGCGGCCGGGCGTGGGGATCGTGACGGTGCTGGGCGGCGGCTATCCGGCGTCCGGTGCGGCCGGCCCCGACCGGCTGCCGGTCCCCTATCTTCCGGAGGGGCTGGCGTACGACCCGCAGGAGGGCCCGGGCGAGGTGCAGACCCCGCTGCTGGGATCCCCGGCGGACGATCTGCTCATCGGCGACAAGGTGTGGTTCCGCCATGCCAAGGCGGGTGAACTGTGCGAGCGGTTCGACGCGTTGCACTTGGTCGAGGGCGATGCGGTGACGGCGACCGTGCCGACGTACCGCGGCGAGGGGCACACGTTCCTCTGA
- a CDS encoding 3-oxoacyl-ACP reductase, whose translation MTEATEANICRRLVGRTAVITGAGSGIGLATARRLASEGARVVCGDIDERGGKAVAEQVGGTFVQVDVTDPEQVETLFRTAYDTYGSVDIAFNNAGISPPDDDSILDTGLEAWKRVQDVNLTSVYLCCKAAIPYMRRQGRGSIVNTASFVARMGAATSQISYTASKGGVLAMSRELGVQFAREGIRVNALCPGPVNTPLLQELFAKDPERAARRLVHIPVGRFAEAGEIAAAVAFLASDDSSFVNATDFLVDGGISGAYVTPL comes from the coding sequence GTGACCGAAGCGACCGAAGCAAACATCTGCCGCCGGCTGGTCGGCCGTACCGCCGTCATCACCGGCGCCGGTAGCGGCATCGGCCTCGCCACCGCCCGCCGGCTCGCCTCCGAGGGCGCCCGGGTGGTCTGCGGCGACATCGACGAGCGCGGCGGCAAGGCGGTGGCCGAGCAGGTCGGCGGGACCTTCGTCCAGGTCGACGTCACCGACCCCGAGCAGGTCGAGACGCTGTTCAGGACGGCGTACGACACCTACGGCTCGGTCGACATCGCCTTCAACAACGCGGGCATCTCGCCGCCCGACGACGACTCCATCCTGGACACCGGGCTGGAGGCCTGGAAGCGCGTCCAGGACGTCAACCTCACCTCCGTCTACCTGTGCTGCAAGGCCGCCATCCCCTACATGCGCCGCCAGGGCCGGGGCTCCATCGTCAACACGGCGTCCTTCGTGGCCCGGATGGGCGCGGCGACCTCGCAGATCTCGTACACGGCCTCCAAGGGCGGCGTCCTCGCCATGTCCCGCGAACTGGGCGTCCAGTTCGCCCGGGAGGGCATCCGGGTCAACGCGCTGTGCCCCGGCCCGGTCAACACCCCGCTCCTCCAGGAACTGTTCGCCAAGGACCCCGAGCGGGCCGCGCGCCGCCTGGTGCACATCCCGGTCGGACGGTTCGCCGAGGCGGGCGAGATCGCGGCGGCGGTCGCCTTCCTCGCCAGCGACGACTCCTCCTTCGTGAACGCCACCGACTTCCTGGTGGACGGAGGCATCTCGGGCGCGTACGTCACGCCTCTGTAA
- a CDS encoding FadR/GntR family transcriptional regulator, producing MTGAEAGRGPEDRLTPVLRPVRAGNGFEEALEQILQIVRLGLVPGGERLPAERELAERLGISRVTLREVLKVLQDQGLVESRRGRYGGTFVLARADAPDEHELRRRVASVDVEDVLRFREVLEVGAAGLCAAHSLGIGQADRLRAALARTADAPLADYRRADTLLHLTLAELSGSPSLAARYAAVRASVNDLLDCIPLLVRNLEHSQRQHTALVEAVLDGDADGAREMMREHCAGTAALLRGFLT from the coding sequence ATGACAGGGGCGGAAGCCGGCCGTGGGCCGGAGGACCGGCTGACGCCGGTGCTGCGGCCGGTGCGGGCAGGCAACGGTTTCGAGGAGGCGCTGGAGCAGATCCTCCAGATCGTGCGGCTGGGCCTGGTGCCGGGCGGTGAACGGCTGCCCGCCGAGCGGGAGCTGGCGGAGCGGCTCGGGATCAGCCGGGTCACACTGCGCGAGGTCCTGAAGGTGCTCCAGGACCAGGGCCTGGTGGAGTCGCGGCGCGGGCGGTACGGCGGAACGTTCGTGCTGGCGCGCGCGGACGCTCCGGACGAGCACGAGCTGCGCCGCCGGGTCGCCTCGGTCGACGTCGAGGACGTCCTGCGCTTCCGCGAGGTGCTGGAGGTGGGAGCGGCCGGTCTGTGCGCGGCGCACAGCCTCGGCATCGGGCAGGCGGACCGGCTGCGCGCCGCGCTCGCCCGGACCGCCGACGCGCCGCTCGCCGACTACCGGCGCGCGGACACCCTGCTGCACCTCACGCTGGCCGAGCTGAGCGGCTCCCCCTCCCTCGCCGCCCGCTACGCGGCCGTGCGCGCCTCCGTGAACGACCTCCTGGACTGCATCCCGCTCCTCGTCCGCAACCTGGAGCACTCCCAGCGCCAGCACACCGCCCTCGTGGAGGCGGTTCTCGACGGGGACGCGGACGGGGCGCGGGAGATGATGCGCGAACACTGCGCGGGCACGGCGGCGCTGCTGCGCGGGTTCCTGACGTGA
- a CDS encoding serine hydrolase — protein MDRHRSRGRRARPVRRTSILYTVVASAVLVGVTGAGTVYVQAHAHDGKSLVSSASSASALPSASPSAAEEASVEPVVEPSVDRDALLAKAMRSVTPAAGAKVSVAVLDVDSGESAAYGDGTFDTASIVKVDILAALLLRAQDADRKLTAQEKAYATTMIENSDNASATALWAAIGRADGLDAANKRFGLTGTKGGDGELWGLTRTTAGDQLTLLQQVFGDESELGAASRTYLQGLMGKIATGQRWGVSAAADGGRWALKNGWLPRTATGLWDINSIGRVTVDGHDYLVAALSDGNSTQARGISLVEAASEAAVAAFRDAGEK, from the coding sequence ATGGACCGTCACAGATCCCGCGGGCGCCGCGCCCGGCCCGTCCGGCGCACGTCGATTCTCTACACCGTGGTGGCCTCCGCCGTGCTCGTCGGCGTCACGGGAGCCGGGACCGTCTACGTCCAGGCGCATGCGCACGACGGCAAGAGCCTCGTATCGTCGGCGTCGTCGGCGTCGGCACTCCCCTCGGCGTCGCCTTCGGCCGCTGAGGAGGCATCGGTGGAACCCGTGGTGGAGCCGTCGGTGGACCGGGACGCGCTGCTCGCGAAGGCGATGAGGTCGGTGACGCCGGCGGCCGGCGCGAAGGTGTCGGTCGCCGTCCTGGACGTCGACTCCGGTGAGAGCGCCGCGTACGGCGACGGCACCTTCGACACCGCGAGCATCGTCAAGGTGGACATCCTGGCCGCGCTGCTGCTGCGGGCGCAGGACGCGGACCGGAAGCTCACCGCCCAGGAGAAGGCGTACGCCACCACGATGATCGAGAACAGCGACAACGCCTCGGCGACCGCGTTGTGGGCGGCGATCGGCCGGGCGGACGGCCTCGACGCCGCGAACAAGCGCTTCGGCCTCACGGGCACGAAGGGCGGCGACGGTGAGCTGTGGGGACTGACCCGGACCACGGCGGGCGATCAACTGACCCTGTTGCAGCAGGTGTTCGGGGACGAATCGGAACTCGGCGCGGCCTCCCGCACCTATCTCCAGGGGCTCATGGGGAAGATAGCGACCGGCCAGCGGTGGGGCGTGTCGGCCGCGGCGGACGGCGGGCGGTGGGCGCTGAAGAACGGGTGGCTGCCGCGGACGGCGACCGGGCTGTGGGACATCAACAGCATCGGCCGCGTGACCGTCGACGGCCACGACTACCTGGTGGCTGCGCTGTCGGACGGCAACTCCACGCAGGCTCGGGGGATTTCACTGGTGGAGGCGGCGTCCGAGGCCGCGGTCGCCGCGTTCCGTGACGCCGGGGAGAAGTGA